A window of Maioricimonas rarisocia genomic DNA:
GATGTTGTCCGGTGTGTGGCAGACCAGCAGCCGAAAGTCGTGCTGTGCTGCGTCATCGAAGCGGGGGGGCTGCCCCATCCAAGGCGTTTCGTCTCCGCCGATCGCCAGCGTCCGCCCCTCATAGGGAATGTGGATGACCTGCGAGGCGAGATCGTGCCAGCCGAGGGCATGCATGTGGTTGCGGATTTCCTGGTCCCGCAGGTACCAGTCGTGGTTTCCGAGAATGTAGTACTGTCCGAGTCGGCCGTGGATGCGACCGAGCGTTTCGGGAAGCCACTCTTCACACTCCTGGCGGTCGAGCAGATCGCCGGAGAAGATCACGAGATCCGATGTGTGCTCGAGGCACATCTCCGTCACACGCTCGAAGAACGGCTTGTCGAGTGTGCCGACCATGTGCCAGTCGCTCAGATGCAGGATCGAGAGTCCGTCCCATTCGCGCGGCAGACGCGGGAGGACAAACGTGTGATGGCTGAATTCGACCTGAAAGATTTCGTTGCAGGGAGTCTTTGCCAGCCAGAGCAGCGGTCCCTCGCCGAGGGGCGGTCCACCCAGTTCCTTCGCGATATCGACGACCTCCGAGCGGGAGGCACGTTGCTGCCTGGGAGGCCGGTGAGTCAGGTACCGGACTGACGCCCAGAGCAGCCCGAGCGTCCCGGCGGCGCAGAGACAGAGATAGAGCCGCCAGCCGAGAGAAACTTCGTGCCAGGAACCGCCGAGGAGCAGCTTCGGCCCGGTCAGCCCGACGAACCAGACGAGGATAATCGGGAACAGCGGAATGAGCAGGTCATGAATGTGACGCAGGTTTTTGAGCGTGCGGCACGGAAGCGGCAGCCCGTGCACACGGTTGACCAGCGTCACCAGCAGCGATGTGTGTCCCGCAATGAGCAGGAACAGCAGCAGAGCGTTCCACCAGTTCACGGTTGTTCAATTCCCGTAGGATGCGGCGGTCGGTCGGACCCGGGACCGATCGTCGGTCGGCTCGTCAATCCGTTGACGCGGTCGACAATTGTAGCGTCCGATCCGGTCCCCGCTATGAACGAACTGTGACTTCCGGGGCGGCCGCTCGCTGCCGTCGGCGAGGCGGGTTTCTATAATCCGGCGGTTTCCGGCAACGATTCTCCGACTCTGATGGACCAGCATGGGTTACGCGAACCTCCAGTCCTGCCTGCGGGATCTCGAACAGACCGGCCAGCTCGTCCGGATTCAGGATGAGGTCGATCCGTACCTCGAAGCGGCGGAGATCCAGCGGCGCGTCTATCAGGCCGGAGGGCCGGCGATCCTGTACGAGCGGGTGAAGGACTGCCGGTTCCCGATGGTCAGCAACCTGTTCGGGACGCTGGAGCGAACGCGGTTTCTGTTCCGCGATACGATCGAACTCGTCCGTCGGCTGGTCGATCTGAAGATCGACCCGACGGTCGCGATGCAGCGGCCGTTGCATTACGGCCGGGCCTTTCCTGTCGCGTGGGCGATGCAGCCGAAGTTCGTCCGCAGTGGACCGGCGATCGAATGTGAGACGACGCTCGATCAGCTCCCGCAGCTTCAGTCCTGGCCGGACGACGGCGGCTCCTTCATCACGTTGCCGGCCGTGTACTCGGAGAATCCCGACCGTCCTGGCTGGCAGAAGTCGAACCTCGGCATGTACCGGGTGCAACTGGCGGGGAACGAATACGCCCTCAACCGGCAGGTGGGGCTGCATTACCAGATTCATCGTTCGATCGGTGTGCAGCATGCTGCGGCGATTCGGCGGGGAGAGCCGTTTCGGGTGAACATCTTTGTCGGTGGCCCCCCTGCCCTGCCGTTGTCCGCCGTGATGCCGCTGCCGGAGGGACTCTCGGAACTCACCTTCGCCGGCGCGATGAGTGGTCGCCGGCTGCGGATGATTCGACGCGACGGCGGGCTGCCGATTGCGGCCGAAGCGGACTTCTGCATCGTCGGCACGGTCGATCCGGATCGTCAGTTGCCGGAGGGGCCGTTTGGTGATCATCTCGGCTATTACAGTCTCGTGCATGACTTTCCGGTGCTGAATGTCGAGAAGGTGTACCATCGCCGGGATGCGGTCTGGCCGTTCACCGTCGTCGGCCGCCCGCCGCAGGAAGACACGTCGTTCGGCGAGATCATTCACGAGATCACCGGCCCGGCGATCCCCTCGGTCCTGCCGGGGGTGAAGGCCGTGCATGCGGTCGATGCTGCCGGCGTTCATCCGCTGCTGCTGGCGATCGGTTCGGAGCGTTACGTCCCGTACGCTGCCGAGCGGACTCCGCAGGAACTGCTCACCCAGGCGAACGCGATTCTGGGGCAGGGGCAGCTTTCGCTCGCCAAGTACCTGCTGATCGTCGCGGGTGAGGACAATCCGGATCTGGAGATCCACGACATTGCTGCCTTCCTGCGGCATCTGCTCGAGCGGGTGGACTGGGAGCGGGATCTGCACTTTCAGACGCGCACGACGATCGACACGCTCGATTACTCGGGTGAGGGGTTCAATCAGGGATCGAAGCTGGTGATTGCCGCGGCCGGTGCAGCACGCCGCGAACTGGGTTGCGAGGTTCCCTCTGACCTGACACTCCCGGACCGTTTCCGTGATCCGCACGTTGTGCTGCCGGGGGTTCTCGCGGTCTCGGCGCCGAAGTGCTCCGACCGTCGCGACGGTATGGCCCGGCGATTTTGTGAGGCGGCCGAAGCCGGGCAGGCTCTGAGTGGCTTTCCGCTGATTGTGCTTGTGGACGATGCGGAATTCACGGCACGTACGCTGAGCAACTTCCTGTGGGTGACGTTTACGCGATCGAATCCCGCCGCGGACATCGACGGCATTGGTTCCTTCACGGAAGACAAGCACTGGGGCTGCCGGGGGGCGCTGGTGATTGATGCCCGGATCAAGCCGCATCATGCACCGCCGCTGATCGAAGATCCTGAAGTTACGCGGCGCGTGGATCAGCTGGGAGCACCGGGCGGTCCGCTGCACGGGGTGTTGTGAGGGATGAGTAGGGTGCTGTCGCCGGAGGCGACGCACCCTTTGCACGTTGTGGGCGTGTGACATCGGGATGGTGCGTCACGGGTGTGCAGACGCGGCATATCGACGGGGATGGATTGACGAATTGCGGCTTGCCGTGACACACCCTGTATGCCTGCGGACGTGGCCTCTTGTCGGCTGCGCCGACCCCGGTTGGCGAGCAACCGGGGCTACCCGAGAGGGGGCCGTCGCAGGATGTTTGCCACGCCCATCACTCCGCTGTGCTGCGTTCTGGGTCGTGCCACACGGTGATGGGGGCCGTAGGGTGCTGTCGCCGGAGGCGACGCACCATTCGCACGTTGTGGGCGTGTGACATCGGGTTGGTGCGTCACGGAGTCGACTGGTTCAGAGAGCGTTGTCCGGAGTGGATCGACGAATTGCGGCTTGCCGTGACACACCCTGTATGCCGGCGGACGTGGCCTCTTGTCGGATGCGCCGACCCCGGTTGGCGAGCAACCGGGGCTACCCGAGAGGGGGTAAGTCGCACGACGATTGCCAGCCCATCACTCCGCTGCGCTTCGTTCTGGGACGTGCCACCCGGCCTGAACTCGCTGGTGCTTCGTGCTGGTACTGTGAGAGAGCCGCATGCTTGCCTTGAAGATGCAAGCAGGGCACCCGGCGTCAGGCAGCCATGTCGTCGCACCCTCACGGTCGCGGCTCGTACTCTCGCGAAGCGTGGCACCCGGCTGCCGGTTGATGTCGGCGTGGCGTCCGACGTACAGTCCGGCGGTAACGGGACCCGGCCGCCTGAATGTCAACGGATGATGAATCGTGA
This region includes:
- a CDS encoding UbiD family decarboxylase, which translates into the protein MGYANLQSCLRDLEQTGQLVRIQDEVDPYLEAAEIQRRVYQAGGPAILYERVKDCRFPMVSNLFGTLERTRFLFRDTIELVRRLVDLKIDPTVAMQRPLHYGRAFPVAWAMQPKFVRSGPAIECETTLDQLPQLQSWPDDGGSFITLPAVYSENPDRPGWQKSNLGMYRVQLAGNEYALNRQVGLHYQIHRSIGVQHAAAIRRGEPFRVNIFVGGPPALPLSAVMPLPEGLSELTFAGAMSGRRLRMIRRDGGLPIAAEADFCIVGTVDPDRQLPEGPFGDHLGYYSLVHDFPVLNVEKVYHRRDAVWPFTVVGRPPQEDTSFGEIIHEITGPAIPSVLPGVKAVHAVDAAGVHPLLLAIGSERYVPYAAERTPQELLTQANAILGQGQLSLAKYLLIVAGEDNPDLEIHDIAAFLRHLLERVDWERDLHFQTRTTIDTLDYSGEGFNQGSKLVIAAAGAARRELGCEVPSDLTLPDRFRDPHVVLPGVLAVSAPKCSDRRDGMARRFCEAAEAGQALSGFPLIVLVDDAEFTARTLSNFLWVTFTRSNPAADIDGIGSFTEDKHWGCRGALVIDARIKPHHAPPLIEDPEVTRRVDQLGAPGGPLHGVL
- a CDS encoding metallophosphoesterase; translation: MNWWNALLLFLLIAGHTSLLVTLVNRVHGLPLPCRTLKNLRHIHDLLIPLFPIILVWFVGLTGPKLLLGGSWHEVSLGWRLYLCLCAAGTLGLLWASVRYLTHRPPRQQRASRSEVVDIAKELGGPPLGEGPLLWLAKTPCNEIFQVEFSHHTFVLPRLPREWDGLSILHLSDWHMVGTLDKPFFERVTEMCLEHTSDLVIFSGDLLDRQECEEWLPETLGRIHGRLGQYYILGNHDWYLRDQEIRNHMHALGWHDLASQVIHIPYEGRTLAIGGDETPWMGQPPRFDDAAQHDFRLLVCHTPDNIGRARRDGVDLMLSGHNHGGQVNLPVIGPVYSPSIYGSRYSGGAFWESPTLMYVSRGLSGRHPLRLRCRPEITRLTLKSPEPATT